The following is a genomic window from Brevibacterium limosum.
GTATGCGGGACCTCCGCGTGGAGCCCGCCGAGGAGGACGACCGTATCGTCATCGCCGACGTGAGCGAGGACGAGGGAGAGGAACTCCCGCCATTTCAGACCCGGTTCGTGACCGTGGATGACCGTGATCGGCTGCTCGCCGAGGCGGCCCCGATGAACCGCGACGCCCGGCCAGGCGATCGACGCCGTTCCGTCCTCGTCGCGGATGATCTCGGGTTCGGAGAAACGGAATTCGTAGAACCCATCGGTGTCGAGGATCTCGGAGTCGTCCAGCTGCCAGACCTCGATGAGATCCTTGACCAGCGAACTCGCCGCTTCGGAAGCATCGGCATCCTGACCTTCGAAGGCGATGAAGACGAGTGCCCCGGACCCGGATGGAAGAATACTCATGGTCCCAGACTACGCTGGGCGTATGACGAACCATGCATCAGCCGACCCTGCCGCCGTCCTGTGGGATATGGACGGAACCCTGGTCGACACCGAACCGTATTGGATCCGCGCCGAGACCGAACTGATGAATGCCCATGGGCTGCCGTGGTCGGAGGAACAGGGACTCGACTTCGTCGGCAACGAGCTGATCGTCTCCGCCCGGATGATGCGGCAGGCCGGACTCGACCTGCCGGCCGAAGAGATCGTCGAGACGCTGATGGGCAAGGTCATCGCCCAGATCCGCGAGACCGTGCCGTTCCGCCCCGGTGCCCTCGAGCTGCTGGCCGAACTCAAGGCCGAGGGCATTCCGAACGTCATGGTCACGATGTCCTACCGCCCCTTGGCCGAGGCCGTCATCGCCAACTGCCCGCCGAACAGCTTCTCCGGGCTCGTCTCCGGAGATGAGGTCTCCGCAGGAAAACCGGATCCCGAACCCTATCTGCGCGGGGCGGCCCTGCTCGGCCTCGACCCGGGCGAGTGCGTGGCCTTGGAGGATTCGAAGCCGGGCTTGGCCAGTGCCGAGGCGGCCGGAACCATCGCGATCGGCGTGCCCCACTTCGTCGATCTCGAGCCCCGTCCGGGCCGCATCCTCTGGGACAGCCTCGAAGGCCGCGGTGTCGCCGACCTGCGACGCCTCCGTGCCGCACAGAGCGCCTGAGGACTACGCCCCGACGATCTTCGTGATCTCCGGAGTCGGGGGAGGGGTGTTGCCCCAGGCCGGGCACAGCGGTTTGAAGGTGCACCAATTGCACAGCGGCGACTTCTTCGGCCGCCACCGATCCGACTCCGCTGAGGCGATGATGTCCTTCCAGATCGCATCGATTTCGAACTGCGTCTGTTCGACCTCAGCCATCGTCGGATGGGACTTCAGCACGCTGCGCGAACCCAGGTACATCAGCTGCAGAGTGTGGACGAGTTCACCGGAGAGTCGATAGACGACGAGAGCGTAGAAGCCCATCTGGAACTTCGCCTCCCGCCCGTACTGCGGCTTCGGCTGCTTGCCCGTCTTGTAGTCGACGAGCCGCCGCTCGCCGCCAGGGGCGACATCGACCCGGTCGATGAACCCGCGCAGCTCGAGTCCGTTGTCGAGCTTCGTGCGGACGAACTTCTCCGTCTCCTCCGGTTCGAGATGCTCCGGATACTCGAGAACGAAATAGGAATCGATCAGCCGACGTGCCGATGTGAAGAACGTCTCCTTCTCCGATTCGTCCACGAAGATCTCGAGCACATCGGGGTCTTTCTCGACGAGCTCCTCCCACGCCGGCATGAGCATCGTCTGCGCCAGTTCGGCCGTGCGCTCGACCGCCGGTGCGGTGAACAGCTTCTCGAGCACCGAATGGACCACCGTGCCGCGGAATGCCGCCTGAGAAGGCGGCTCCGGCAGCTTGTCGATGCTGCGGAAGCGGAACTTCAGAGGGCATTGGATGAAGTCGTTGGCCCGGGAGGGCGAGAGACTGGTGAGCTCGGCCATAACTCCACTGTAACGACCTGCACGGACACGACGTGGCGACCAGCGGTCGGTGCCTCGTCGCTGTTAGGCTGAGTAATCGACCCTCTGTGGTCCGCTGACCACGACATCGACCGGAGGAATCCCTTCAATGGCCGCGAAAAACCACCACCCCGGTGCGTCATCGGGTCTGCGCCTGGGCACCGTCCTCGGCGCGCCGGTGATTCTGGCATGGTCGTGGTTCCTCGCCGCCATCGTGATCACCATCCTCTTCACCCCGTGGCTCAACCAGGTCCGTCCCGATCTGGGCATCGGGGCATGGTTCGTGGCCTTCGCCTACGCCGTGCTCCTCTTCGCCTCCGTGTTCCTCCACGAGCTCGCGCACGGAGTGGCCGGCCAGTTCTACGGCCAGAAGGTCGCTGCGATCGAACTCAATATCTGGGGCGGGTTCACCCGGTTCGAACCGCAGATGGACAATCCGCGCGACAAAGCGGCGATGACGAGCTTCGTCATCTCCATCGTCGGCCCCATCGTCAACATCGTTCTGGCTCTGCTGGGATGGTGGTGCCTCAGCGCCGCCAGCCCCACCTCGGTGCCTTGGCTGCTGCTCATCGCCGTCACCTTCGCCAACGTCGCCCTCGGCGCCATCAACCTGCTGCCGGGCATCCCGCTCGACGGCGGCTGGGCGCTGCAGGCGATCATGTGGCGCATCACCGGTTCGCAGTTCCTGGGCACGATCGTGGCCAGCTGGGTCGGACGCATCATCGCCATCGGGTTCATCGGCTGGTCGGTCATCACACCGCTGCTGGCCGGGGAACGACCCGCCCCGCTGACCGTGGCCTGGATGTCGCTCATCGCTATCATGCTGTGGTTCTCCGCCGGAGACGCCGCGACCCACGCCAAACGGGCCCGGAAGATGGAGACCTACGACCTGTCCCAGGTCATCCAACCGGCGATCGCCGCCACCTGGGACGCCGACCTGGCCGACACCCTCGACTATGCGAACACGCTCGGGAACGCGAAGGAACGCACTCTCATCGTCGTCCTCGACCAGAAGGGGCTGCCGTACGGTCTCGTCGACCGGCATGCGGCAGCCGGTCGCCTCGCCGAGACCCTCGAGGCCGTTCCCGCCGGAGAGGTCGCCCGCCCACTGGCCGGGTGGATCGGAGTGCCCAAGGACATCACGGCCCCGCACCTGCTCGAATCGCTCACCCACCGCCCCAAGGCACAGTTCAGCCTGGTCATGGACGGCAACACCCTCGTCGGAGTCATCGACCTGCAGGAGTTCTTCGACGAACTTCTCGCAGCCTGAGCCGGTTGTGTGAGGCAATCCTCACCAGCGTAGAGTGGACTCATCATGACTCAGCCACTGCATTCCCGGCCTCCGCGCGTTCTGGGCCGCGGAGAGAAGGTCCAACTCACCGACCCCAAGGGGCGGATGCACACCTTCGTGCTCGCCCCGGGTGAGCACTTCCATACGAACAAGGGCCTCATCAGCCACGATGACATCATCGGGCGCACCGAGGGAATCATCGTCGCGAACTCCGGGGGAGTGGACTTCCAGGTCTTCCGCCCACGGTACGAAGACTTCGTGCTCTCCATGCCCCGTGGGGCCGCGGTCGTCTACCCGAAGGACTCGGGGCTCATCGTCACCCTCGGCGACATCTTCCCCGGCTCAGTCGTCGTCGAGGCCGGCGTCGGATCCGGAGCCCTGTCGATGGCGCTGCTGCGTGCCGTGGGCGCAGGCGGGTCCGTGCATTCGTTCGAACTGCGAGAGGAATTCGCGACGATCGCGGCCGGCAACATCGCCGACTTCTTCGACGGCGAACCGGAGAACTGGTCGGTCACCGTCGGTGATCTCGCCGAGACCCTGCCGCAGACGTTCGGACCCGGCAGCGTCGACCGCGTCGTCCTCGACATGCTGACCCCCTGGAACACCCTCCAAGCCGTCAGCGAAGCGCTGACACCCGGCGGAATCGTCATCGCCTATGTGGCCACCGTCCCGCAGCTGTCCCGTTTCGTCGAAGCCCTGCGCGCTTCCGGCAGGTTCGCCGAACCCGAGTCGATGGAGGCCATGGTCCGCGGCTGGCACGTCGACGGACTCGCGGTCCGCCCCGACCACCGGATGATCGCCCACACCGGGTTCCTCATCATGGCCCGCCGGATGGCCGACGGCATCAGCCCGCTGGAGAAGAAGAAGCGCCCTCAGGGAGCCACCGCGGCCGCCGAGGATGTGGCGGCGTGGACGGGACCCGAGGTCACCGAGGCGGCCATCGGCACCCGCACCGCACACGGGAAGAAGCTGCGCCGGGTGATGCGCGAGGCCGGCAGACGCCTGCGCGACGAGCCCGAAGGATCCGGCGAAACGCCGACCACAGATGTCACAGACAGCCCGACCGACACGAGCACAGGGCCGAAGGAGGATCGATGACAGAGACCACGACCGAGGTGAAGAAGCTGCGCGAGGACACCGCGTCCCTGCGCCAGCAGCTCTACACAGCGGGCAAACGCAACGAGGCACTGTCGAAGACTCTGCGCACGGCCCGCGATGAGCTGGGCAGGATCAAAGAGGAGGCCAGGCGACTGACCGAGCCGCCGAACAACTGGGGGACACTCATCGCCCTCGGCGAGAATGCAGTGACCGCCGACGTCATCGTCGGCGGCCGCCGCATGCGTGTGGCCGTCGCCCCCGAGGTTGAGCCCGAGGTCCTGCATGCCGGAGCCGATGTGCTCCTGTCCGAAGGTCTCGTCATCATCGGCACCGGCGACTTCCCGCCCGTGGGATCGGTCGTCAACGTCCGCGAATTCGTCGACTCCCAGCGCATCCTCGTCGGAGCTCCCGGCGATGACGAACAGGTCTTCACCCTCGCTGCCGGCCTCGTCGAATCGGGACTGCGCGTCGGCGATGCCGTCGTCGTCGACACCCGCACCCACTATGCGCTGCAGGTCGTCGAGAAGCCCGAGGTGTCCTCGCTGCTGCTCGAAGAGGTCCCCGACATCACCTACTCGGACATCGGCGGACTGGCCGACCAGATCGAACAGATCAAGGATGCCGTCGAACTGCCCTTCGAACATCCCGAGCTCTACACCGAGCACGGACTCAAACCGCCCAAGGGGATCCTGCTCTACGGACCTCCCGGCTGCGGAAAGACGCTCATCGCAAAGGCCGTGGCGAACTCCCTGGCCGATCGCACCGGCACGGTGCGCACGAGCAAGACCTACTTCCTCAACATCAAAGGCCCGGAGCTGCTGGACAAGTACGTCGGTGAGACCGAACGTCAGCTGCGCCTGATCTTCGCCCGAGCGCGGGAGAAGGCCTCGGCAGGTTTCCCCGTCGTGGTGTTCTTCGACGAGATGGAATCGCTGTTCCGCACCCGCGGCACCGGCAAGTCCTCGGACGTGGAGACGACGATCGTGCCGCAGCTGCTCACGGAGATCGACGGTGTCGAACAGCTCGACAACGTCATCGTCATCGGTGCCTCGAACCGTGAGGATCTCATCGACCCTGCGATCCTGCGTCCCGGTCGCCTGGATGTGAAGATCCGCATCGAACGTCCCGACGCCGACGCGGCCCGGGACATCTTCGAGAAGTACCTCACGGCCGACCTGCCCCTGCACTCGAGCGTACTCGCCGGTCATGACACCCCCGCCGAGGCGGTCGCCGCGCTGATCGACAGCTGTGTCGAACGGATGTTCGCTGAGACACCGGAGAACGAATTCGTCGAGGTCAGCTATGCCGACGGTTCGAAGGAAATCCTCCACTTCTCTGCTTTCGCCTCCGGTGCGATGATCCACAACATCGTCGACCGTGCGAAGAAGGCGGCGATCAAGTCGCTGCTCGACACCGGTGAGCGCGGTCTGCGTCCTGGACACTTCGAGGATGCCATCGCCGAGGAATTCAGCGAGCACGAGGATCTGCCGAACACGACGAACCCCGACGAATGGGCACGGATCTCCGGGCGCAAGGGCGAGCGGGTCACTCATCTGCGGATGATGCACCTCGATACGACCAGGGGAGCCCCGACCGTGCCCTATGAGACCGAGATCGCCGAGGTGCGGCCGAACTCCGATCTCGTCTGAGTCTGCCGATGATCACGATGCGATGAACCGAGAGCCCGTCGTCTCCGTCGGTCGACGGAAGCGGCGGGCTCGGTTCGAAGTCAGGCGTCGGGCCGACGCGCGCAGATGTTCAGCGGCTGCGTCTGCGGCGGCCCGAACCGCCGGAGACGGCTGTGGCGATGAGGCGCCAGCCGACCAGAGTGATGAGATTGAGCGAGGTCGCCACGATCATGAAGCTCACCGGCACCGCAACCGGGTCCCCGCCGGCACCGGTGACTCCGCGCAGGACGAGCCCGACGAGGACGGTGATCGCCCAGACGCCGGTGCCCGTGGCCAGAGGAGCGATCGGCCGATCCCACACGGCCGTGAGCAGCCACGCGATGACGAGGGCTGCGACGAAGGGCCACGCTGTGGTCATCAGCCCCTGCGGATCGAAATTGTGAGAATGTGTGTAATGACCGACGATCGTGAACAGAACCACGAGGATGAGGTCGACGATCAGTGCGATGGGGAGATGCGATTTCTTCGTTGCCACGTCCCCGAGTCTAGACCTTGGAGGAGAATCAGATGCTCAGAGTCAGGCGCGTCATGGGGGCCGAGACCGAGTTCGGCCTCAGCCAGCCGGGCAACCCGCGGGCGAACCCGATGCGGGACTCGGCGCGTGTCGTCGACGCCTATGCCGGTCTCCGCGGGCTGAAGTCCTCCCAGAACTTCTGGGACTTCGCCACCGAGTCTCCGCTGGCCGATGCCCGCGGCTTCTTCATGAACATCGCCGACGCCGATGCCACCCAGCTGACCCACGTCCCGGCCGACGATGTCGAAGCCCAGTATCTGGCGAATGTCGTCACGGAGAACGGCGCCCGCTACTACGTCGACCACGCCCATCCCGAATACTCCTCCCCGGAGGTGCTCACCCCGCGCGATATCGTCACCTTCGACCGAGCCGGCGACCTCGTCGCATTGGAGTCGGTGCGGACGCTCGAGAAGAGCGCGGAGCCGGTCAATCTGTACAAGAACAACACGGACTCCAAGGGAGCTTCCTACGGCACCCATGAGAACTACCTCGTCGACCGGTCCACGGACTTCGATGACATCGTGGCCGGCCTCGTCCCGTTCTTCGTCACCCGTCAGATCCTGTGCGGATCGGGACGGGTCGGCATCGGTCGCGAGGGGGAGGGCAAAGGCTTCCAGATCTCGTCCCGGGCGGACTTCTTCGAAGCCGAAGTGGGACTCGAGACGACCCTGCGGCGGCCCATCGTCAACACCCGTGACGAACCGCACGCCGACCCGGCGAAGTACCGCCGTCTGCACGTGATCATCGGCGACGCCACGCTGGCGGAACCGGCGACGTTCGTCCGCTTCGGATCGACCTCCCTCGTCCTCGGACTCATCGAGGCCGGACTGGCGCCGCGGATCGAACTCGCGGATCCCCTGCAGTCGCTGTGGGACGTCAGCCACGACCTGGGCCTGTCGGCCCCGCTGCCGCTGGCCGACGGGACGACGAAGACGGCCCTGGAGATCCAGGAGATCTTCTATTCCGCCTGTCTCGAGCACGCCGACCCGGATGATGTCGAGACGAGCGAGGTGCTCGCCGAATGGCGCCGATTCCTCGACGGGCTCTCGACCGATCCGACGACTCTGGCCGACTCCATCGACTGGGTCGCCAAATGGGTGCTGCTGTCAAGCTACCGCTCCCGGGAAGGAATCGACTGGGACCATCCGAAGCTCGCCCTCATCGACGTCCAGTACCACGATGTGCGCCCGGAGAAGGGGCTGTTCCACAAGCTCGAACGGGCCGGACGCATCCGCCGGATGACCACAGACGCCGAGGTCGAAGCCGCCGTGACCAACGCCCCCGACGGGACCCGGGCGTTCCTGCGCTCCCTGGCGGTCAGCCGCCTCGGCGAGGATCTGGTGGCCGCGAGCTGGGATTCGCTCGTGCTCAACGCGGGATCCTTCGGCGTGGTGCGCCTGCCCATGCACGAACCGCTCAAGGGCACCCGCGAACTGCTTGCCGATCGGGTTGAGGGAATCGGGACCGCCGAGGGCCTGCTGGAGGCACTCGGAGTGGATAGACTGAGCGTGAAGAACGACTGAAGGAGTGTGAGATGAGCTCGCAGGAACAGGTCCAGAGAGACAAATCGTCCGGTGGGGGAGACGCCCCCGTCGATCCGCCGGAGGCAGTGCAGGGACAGATCAACACTCAGAACGTCGACTCCATCCTCGACGAGATCGACGGTGTGCTCGAATCGAATGCGGAGGAGTTCGTCAAGAACTTCGTACAGAAGGGCGGCCAATGAGATGGCAGGATTCCCTCCTGCCTTCTTGAGTTCGACGAGCAACTCCTTCGTCGAACTCGCCCGCTCCCTGGCGCCCGAAGCGCTGCCGCACCCCGGCGGCCGGGATCTGGCCGAACAGGCCCCGGACGGCACGACGATCATCTGCTTCCGCACGGCCGGCGGAATACTCATGGCCGGTGACCGGAGGGCGACGATCGGCAACCTCATCGCGTCGCATTCGATGGAGAAGGTCGATGCCGCCGATGACTTCTCCGTCATCGGCATCGCCGGCACCGCCGGTGTCGCACTCGACCTCATCCGGCTGTTCCAGCTCGAGCTCGAACACTACGAGAAGATCGAAGGCGCGCGCCTCTCGCTCAACGGCAAAGCCAACCGCTTAGCGGCGATGCTGCGCGGAAACCTCGGCCTGGCGATGCAGGGTCTGACCGTCGTCCCGCTGTTCGCCGGAGTCGACGAATCGAGACCGCAGGGTCAGATCTTCAGCTTCGACGTCACCGGCGGAAAGTACGAAGAGCACCGGTTCCATTCCATCGGCTCCGGATCCGGGTTCGCCCGCGGGGCACTGAAGAAGCTGTGGCGGGCCGATCTCGACCACGAGCAGGCGATCTCCGTGGCCGTCGAAGCCCTCTTCGACGCCTCCGACGACGATTCGGCGACCGGCGGGCCCGATTTCGTCCGCCGGATCGCCCCGACGATCTGCACCGTCGACCTTGACAACGGTGTCACCGAAATCGATTCGGCCACCGTCCTGGACACCGCCACCGAGGTCGTCGCCCGCCGCACCGCTGCCGCCCGGTGATGACCACGGCACCGTTACCGCGAAAGGATCGTGGATGAGTCAGGCACCGTTCTACGTCTCGCCCGAACAGCTGATGAAGGACCGGGCGGACTTCGCCCGCAAGGGCATCGCCCGAGGCCGGTCCGTCGTCGTCATGCGCTTCGACGAAGGCATCCTGCTGCTGGCGGAGAACCCGTCACCGACGCTGCACAAGATCGCTGAGATCTACGACCGGATCGGCTTCGCCGCCGTCGGCAAATACAACGAATTCGAGACGCTGCGCCAGGCCGGAGTCCGCTACGCGGACCTGCGCGGGTACTCCTACGACCGCACCGACGTCACCGCTCGGGGACTGACGAACGCCTACGCACAGACGCTGGCCGGAGTCTTCACCACCGAATCGAAGCCCTTCGAAGTCGAACTCGTCGTCGCCGAGCTCGGAGTCGCACCGGAGGGGGACCAGCTCTACCGACTCAGCTACGACGGGTCCGTCATCGACGAGACCGAACACGTGGCCATCGGCGGTCAGGCCGATGCGATCACCGCCTCCCTGGCCGGAGTGCGCAGCTCGCAGATGACTCTGCGGGAAGTGTTCGACCACGGCGTGGCCGCGCTGGGAGCCGCCACCCAGGCGACCTTGGACACCGATGCGCTGGAGGCCGCTGTCCTCGACCGCACCACGACGAAGCAGAGGACATTCCGACGCCTCGACGATGCGGCGATGAGCCGACTGCGGGAGGACTGAGTGGCACGCATCTACGGACTCGAAACCGAATACGGACTCGCCCACACCGCCGATTCAGAGGGCCGCCGCATCGGCCCCGAGGAGATCGCCCGCTACCTCTTCCGACCCGTCGTCGAATGGGGCCGGTCCTCGAATGTGTTTCTCCCCAACGGGTCACGCCTCTACCTCGACGTCGGATCCCACCCGGAATACGCGACTGCCGAATGCGATGACTTAGGCGATCTGCTCGCCCAGGACCGGGCCGGCGAAGGCCTGATGATCGATCTGCTTGACAAGGCACAGTCCGCGCTCGAGGCCGACGACATCGGCGGACGCGTGCACATGGTCAAGAACAACACGGACGCGGCAGGAAACTCCTACGGTTCCCACGAGAACTTCCTGATCCGCCGCACACTCGACTTCAACCGGCTGACCACGGTGCTGCTGCCCTTCCTCGTCTCGAGGCAGCTGCTCGTCGGGGCCGGAGCCGTCATCCCCCGCCGTTCGGCGTTCGCCCCCGACGAGGAGGCCGACCGGTCGGAGATGATGTTCGGCCTCTCCGCCCGCTCCGATGTCATGTGGGAGGGACTGTCCTCGGCGACGACGCGGTCGCGACCGATCATCAACGCGCGCGACGAACCGCACGCGGACGCGGAGAAGTACCGGCGGCTGCACGTCATCGTCGGGGATTCCTCGATGTCGACGGCCACCTCGGCGCTCAAGATCGGATCCGCGGTGCTCATGCTCGACCTCATCGAACAGGGCGCCAGGATCCCGGAGAACGGGCTGCGCCACCCGGTGCGCGATATTCGTCTCGTCGCCCGCGACCTCACCGGGCAGGTCGTGCTCGAACGTACGGACGGGACCACGACGACTCCGCTGGGACTGCTCGGCGACTACCGGGATCGGGCCCAGCGGATCGTGGAATCCGGGGAGCACAGCCTCGGCGATGATGATCTCGCCCACTATGTCATCGATCTGTGGACACGGATGCTCACAGCCGTGGAATCCCAGGACTTCTCGAGCGTGGACACGGAGATCGACTGGGTGATGAAACGCACCCTCATCGAGCGGTCCATGCAGCGCGGCATCGCCGATATCGCCGATGCGCGCATTCACCGCCTCGACATCGCCTTCCACGACATCACCCCCGCAACGGGCCTGTTTCCCAAACTCGAAGCCGCCGGGATGGCGAAGAGCCTCGTTCCCGCCGAGGCGGCCGAGCGGGCCAAGGACACACCGCCGGCGAGCACGCGCGCTGCGATCCGCGGCGAATTCGTGCGCGCCGCTCACGCCGCCCGTCGGGACTACACCGTCGACTGGGTGCACCTGCGGCTCAACGACGAATCCGGTCGAGCAGTCGCGCTCAAAGACCCGTTCGCGACGACTCACCCGCAGGCGGAAACACTCATCGCGGGCCTGTAAGATCGCCCTGTGATCCGGTCGAGCCCCCATCCGGGCACGGCCTCCCGTGACGAAAGGAAACCAGTGCGCACCAAAGTGCTCAGCGCCATCGCGGCCGGCCTGCTGCTGCTCTCGGCCTGCGGACAGGGTGAGGAGTCAGAGGACTCGACCACACCTCCGCCGTCGGTGGCCGCTCAGGACGCGAAGTCGACCGGTCTCGACGACATCACCGTCGACGGCAAGATCGGGAAGAAACCCGAGGTCAGCTTCGAGGCTCCACTGGTCATCGACGAGACCGAGAAGAAGGTGCTCAAGAAGGGCACCGGCGACAAGATCGCCGAGGGCGAGCAGGTCACGGCACAGATGACACTGGTCTCCGGCACGACCGGCAAGACCGTCGAGTCCAGCTACGATTCGGATTCCGCCGCCGGATTCCCCATGGACAAGGCCCAGATCTCCGAAGACCTCTTTGACGCGCTCATCGACGTCAAGGTCGGATCGCGCGTGATGATGTCGCTCAACGGCAGCGCCCAGCAGGGCGAAGCCTCCCAGACGCTGGTCTACATCATCGATGTCGAGGACACGACGAAACCGCTGACTCGCGCCGAAGGCACGAAAGCCGACCAGTCGGACAACCCCGTCACCGTGAAGTGGGGTGACGACGGTGCTCCGTCGATCTCGAAGCCGAAGGGCAAGAAGCCGACCGAGCTTGAGTCCTACACGACGATCGAGGGCGAAGGCCAGGAGGTCAAGAAAGGCCAGAGCGTCTCCGTGAAGTACTCCGGTTGGCTCTGGGACGACACGTCGAAGACCTTCGACTCGAACTGGAAGAAGGGCGGACAGCCTTTCGTCGTCGCCCCGGTCGGCGAGGCTCAGGTCATCGACGGCTGGAATGAGGGACTCGTCGGTCAGAAGGTCGGCGACCAGGTCGTCCTCGTCGTCCCACCGGACAAGGGCTATGGCGAACAGGGC
Proteins encoded in this region:
- a CDS encoding RecB family exonuclease, translated to MAELTSLSPSRANDFIQCPLKFRFRSIDKLPEPPSQAAFRGTVVHSVLEKLFTAPAVERTAELAQTMLMPAWEELVEKDPDVLEIFVDESEKETFFTSARRLIDSYFVLEYPEHLEPEETEKFVRTKLDNGLELRGFIDRVDVAPGGERRLVDYKTGKQPKPQYGREAKFQMGFYALVVYRLSGELVHTLQLMYLGSRSVLKSHPTMAEVEQTQFEIDAIWKDIIASAESDRWRPKKSPLCNWCTFKPLCPAWGNTPPPTPEITKIVGA
- the dop gene encoding depupylase/deamidase Dop — translated: MLRVRRVMGAETEFGLSQPGNPRANPMRDSARVVDAYAGLRGLKSSQNFWDFATESPLADARGFFMNIADADATQLTHVPADDVEAQYLANVVTENGARYYVDHAHPEYSSPEVLTPRDIVTFDRAGDLVALESVRTLEKSAEPVNLYKNNTDSKGASYGTHENYLVDRSTDFDDIVAGLVPFFVTRQILCGSGRVGIGREGEGKGFQISSRADFFEAEVGLETTLRRPIVNTRDEPHADPAKYRRLHVIIGDATLAEPATFVRFGSTSLVLGLIEAGLAPRIELADPLQSLWDVSHDLGLSAPLPLADGTTKTALEIQEIFYSACLEHADPDDVETSEVLAEWRRFLDGLSTDPTTLADSIDWVAKWVLLSSYRSREGIDWDHPKLALIDVQYHDVRPEKGLFHKLERAGRIRRMTTDAEVEAAVTNAPDGTRAFLRSLAVSRLGEDLVAASWDSLVLNAGSFGVVRLPMHEPLKGTRELLADRVEGIGTAEGLLEALGVDRLSVKND
- a CDS encoding HAD family hydrolase, which translates into the protein MTNHASADPAAVLWDMDGTLVDTEPYWIRAETELMNAHGLPWSEEQGLDFVGNELIVSARMMRQAGLDLPAEEIVETLMGKVIAQIRETVPFRPGALELLAELKAEGIPNVMVTMSYRPLAEAVIANCPPNSFSGLVSGDEVSAGKPDPEPYLRGAALLGLDPGECVALEDSKPGLASAEAAGTIAIGVPHFVDLEPRPGRILWDSLEGRGVADLRRLRAAQSA
- a CDS encoding site-2 protease family protein produces the protein MAAKNHHPGASSGLRLGTVLGAPVILAWSWFLAAIVITILFTPWLNQVRPDLGIGAWFVAFAYAVLLFASVFLHELAHGVAGQFYGQKVAAIELNIWGGFTRFEPQMDNPRDKAAMTSFVISIVGPIVNIVLALLGWWCLSAASPTSVPWLLLIAVTFANVALGAINLLPGIPLDGGWALQAIMWRITGSQFLGTIVASWVGRIIAIGFIGWSVITPLLAGERPAPLTVAWMSLIAIMLWFSAGDAATHAKRARKMETYDLSQVIQPAIAATWDADLADTLDYANTLGNAKERTLIVVLDQKGLPYGLVDRHAAAGRLAETLEAVPAGEVARPLAGWIGVPKDITAPHLLESLTHRPKAQFSLVMDGNTLVGVIDLQEFFDELLAA
- a CDS encoding ubiquitin-like protein Pup yields the protein MSSQEQVQRDKSSGGGDAPVDPPEAVQGQINTQNVDSILDEIDGVLESNAEEFVKNFVQKGGQ
- the prcB gene encoding proteasome subunit beta; protein product: MAGFPPAFLSSTSNSFVELARSLAPEALPHPGGRDLAEQAPDGTTIICFRTAGGILMAGDRRATIGNLIASHSMEKVDAADDFSVIGIAGTAGVALDLIRLFQLELEHYEKIEGARLSLNGKANRLAAMLRGNLGLAMQGLTVVPLFAGVDESRPQGQIFSFDVTGGKYEEHRFHSIGSGSGFARGALKKLWRADLDHEQAISVAVEALFDASDDDSATGGPDFVRRIAPTICTVDLDNGVTEIDSATVLDTATEVVARRTAAAR
- the prcA gene encoding proteasome subunit alpha encodes the protein MSQAPFYVSPEQLMKDRADFARKGIARGRSVVVMRFDEGILLLAENPSPTLHKIAEIYDRIGFAAVGKYNEFETLRQAGVRYADLRGYSYDRTDVTARGLTNAYAQTLAGVFTTESKPFEVELVVAELGVAPEGDQLYRLSYDGSVIDETEHVAIGGQADAITASLAGVRSSQMTLREVFDHGVAALGAATQATLDTDALEAAVLDRTTTKQRTFRRLDDAAMSRLRED
- the arc gene encoding proteasome ATPase — its product is MTETTTEVKKLREDTASLRQQLYTAGKRNEALSKTLRTARDELGRIKEEARRLTEPPNNWGTLIALGENAVTADVIVGGRRMRVAVAPEVEPEVLHAGADVLLSEGLVIIGTGDFPPVGSVVNVREFVDSQRILVGAPGDDEQVFTLAAGLVESGLRVGDAVVVDTRTHYALQVVEKPEVSSLLLEEVPDITYSDIGGLADQIEQIKDAVELPFEHPELYTEHGLKPPKGILLYGPPGCGKTLIAKAVANSLADRTGTVRTSKTYFLNIKGPELLDKYVGETERQLRLIFARAREKASAGFPVVVFFDEMESLFRTRGTGKSSDVETTIVPQLLTEIDGVEQLDNVIVIGASNREDLIDPAILRPGRLDVKIRIERPDADAARDIFEKYLTADLPLHSSVLAGHDTPAEAVAALIDSCVERMFAETPENEFVEVSYADGSKEILHFSAFASGAMIHNIVDRAKKAAIKSLLDTGERGLRPGHFEDAIAEEFSEHEDLPNTTNPDEWARISGRKGERVTHLRMMHLDTTRGAPTVPYETEIAEVRPNSDLV
- a CDS encoding DUF3054 domain-containing protein, producing the protein MATKKSHLPIALIVDLILVVLFTIVGHYTHSHNFDPQGLMTTAWPFVAALVIAWLLTAVWDRPIAPLATGTGVWAITVLVGLVLRGVTGAGGDPVAVPVSFMIVATSLNLITLVGWRLIATAVSGGSGRRRRSR
- a CDS encoding tRNA (adenine-N1)-methyltransferase, giving the protein MTQPLHSRPPRVLGRGEKVQLTDPKGRMHTFVLAPGEHFHTNKGLISHDDIIGRTEGIIVANSGGVDFQVFRPRYEDFVLSMPRGAAVVYPKDSGLIVTLGDIFPGSVVVEAGVGSGALSMALLRAVGAGGSVHSFELREEFATIAAGNIADFFDGEPENWSVTVGDLAETLPQTFGPGSVDRVVLDMLTPWNTLQAVSEALTPGGIVIAYVATVPQLSRFVEALRASGRFAEPESMEAMVRGWHVDGLAVRPDHRMIAHTGFLIMARRMADGISPLEKKKRPQGATAAAEDVAAWTGPEVTEAAIGTRTAHGKKLRRVMREAGRRLRDEPEGSGETPTTDVTDSPTDTSTGPKEDR